The following is a genomic window from Numida meleagris isolate 19003 breed g44 Domestic line chromosome 25, NumMel1.0, whole genome shotgun sequence.
CCTTTTCCCATGAGTGCCCAGCGGAGGCTTGCTCCAaacacaggctgcagcaggtcTCCCTTCGTTCCCATCACGGTCGCCTCCAGCACATCTCCAGCCACAGCTGGAACTCAGCACACCTTTCCCAGTCCGTACCATTGGAGAAAGCTCCTGGACTGATGGCCCCGTGCTCTGAGGTTTGCTGGCAACTGATGGGAAATTATAGAAccgtggaatcatagaatatcccaagttggaagggactcaccgggatcactgagtccaagccccggctccacacaggaccacccaacaAATGAAACCTCCCCATTCCTTGGCCTTGAGGAAGCgggtggcagcagcacagctcccagggtGTCTTGAGCCTCATTTTCATCAGATGAGGGCTTCTCCCATCCCTGCTGTTGCCATTTGCTTGCAGGGATGAGATGTACCAAACACAGGCGACACCAGGAGCGTGCCTCAGGCTGCCCCGTGGTTATCATCACAGTGCTGCATAACATCAGCGCTCCCCCCCAACCAGGTGACCCAAATCCTTCCGTGCACCCCCAGGAAGTTCAGCTAACAGCTCGGGTAATTCTGCATTTGCAGGTAGTTGCTTTTGCCTCGCTCTTCTTTATCCTGGTCTCCATCACCACCTTCTGCCTGGAGACACACGAGGCCTTCAACATCAACGTCAACGTGACGGAGACCCTCGTGGTGGGTAACACCACGACGATCCTGCTGACGCACAAAGTGGAGACGGAGCCCATCCTCACCTACATCGAAGGGGTCTGCGTCCTCTGGTTCACCCTCGAGTTCCTGGTTCGTATCGTTTGCTGTCCAGATAAGCTTCTCTTCGTTAAGAACCTGCTCAACATCATTGACTTTGTGGCCATCTTGCCCTTCTACCTGGAGGTAGGTCTTAGTGGCCTGTCCTCCAAAGCTGCCCGGGACGTGCTGGGCTTCCTGCGAGTGGTTCGTTTCGTCCGGATCCTTCGGATCTTCAAGCTGACCCGGCACTTTGTGGGCCTCCGAGTGCTGGGCCACACGCTCCGGGCCAGCACCAACGAATTCCTGCTCCTCATCATCTTCCTGGCTTTGGGGGTCTTGATTTTTGCCACCATGATCTACTACGCCGAGCGGATCGGAGCCAAGACGTCTGACACCAGCGGGAGCGACCCGACTCACTTTAAGAACATCCCCATTGGGTTCTGGTGGGCCGTGGTCACGATGACGACGCTGGGCTATGGCGATATGTACCCCAAGACCTGGTCGGGCATGGTGGTGGGGGCTCTCTGTGCGCTGGCCGGGGTGCTCACCATCGCCATGCCCGTGCCCGTCATTGTCAATAACTTTGGGATGTACTATTCGCTGGCCATGGCCAAGCAGAAGCTgccaaagaagaagaaaaagcatataCCCCGTCCGGCCCCGATGGACTCCCCCACCTACTGCAAAGCCGAGGAGAACTCCCCCCGCAACAGCACCCAGAGCGACACTTGCCCCTTGGCGGTAGAGGAAGGGGTGGCTGAGCGGAAGCGGTCAGGTGAGACCCCAAaggtggggcagggggagggggagacCTCTGGGAGCCCCCACGGCTGCGGCTGTGTTCCTGTATGCTGCCGTGGGCTCGCAGGGTGCTGAGGTCTTGGTGCAGAATGGGATGGGACACTTGGGTATGGGGTGTGGTTTTGGTGGATCTCCCACTAGAGGTGGGCACAGGGGAAGGGGTATATTCTGCTCTCCAAACACAGATCAAGTCACCTTGGTGTGATTCAGGGTGTCCCTGCCTGGTGTAGCTCCTCCTCACCCTGACAGAGGTAAGACCATCGACCCACCTCCCATAGACCACAGACCCAACTCCTGTAGACCATCAGCCCAATTCCCATCTTAGTTTGGCTATGTCCCTGGTGTcggttttcttttccttcctcccactATAAACCAGGGCACGCTTCTCCAAAACTGATAACTCCACAGGTGCTGCCTGGGGCCTGACCTCACTTTCCCATTCATCTCCTATGAGATGTGGCCTCCCTGCACGGTgagcccagtgctgcccaggCAGGAGCAAAATCAGCCTCCATCCATTTGTACTTTCCTCTCATGCACTGAGCTGGAGTTTGGGGCATTTCCAGTGTGCTCTCCCAGTTAGAAGAGGGCACATccctggctctgcagagcccagctATGGGCAGCATCACTTGGGCTGAGCTAGGGGGATGGTGAGCACCTGGCCTTGGTGTCACTGCTTGCCATGGAGATTGCTTTGcccttttcagctgcttttgcagGAGGGAAATGGGAGAGACCACACGAGGGCTGCGTGCTGCCCCAGTGTGGTGTCAGCCATGGCAAGCAGTTTGTTTCACCTGTGGGGACACAAGGAAGTCCCAGTGCCCTCTATGGTGTTTTCccttataaatattttttccaagcaCCTGCACAGCCCATCTGCTCCAAGAGACCCCAcactggggagcaggaggagcttcCAACCCCATCCCTTCACCCCAACACCGATTCAGGAACTCAGGACAGGCCCTCAGCGTGCAGAGCATCTTCTCAGCTGGCAACCCAGAGTTGGGTGACAGAAATCAGCCCTTCCCTAAGCAGCTCCGATTGCAGATGGCGTGAATTTGGAACAGCAAATTCCCATCAGCTGTGGGGGTGGGTTTCAAAGACCCAGGGGGGGTGTTTCTCCCTTGGCCAGCCCTGCAGGGTATATAGCTCTcagcaaaaggaagagctgctgtttgctgcttggGGTTAAGATTTAGCATGGTCCTGCTTCCCAGGTGGCTGTAATTTAGCTTGGATGTGCCTAGGTTTTTGGGAGCTAGTCCAGGCCACCCGTGCTCTGGTCCAAAGGGTCTGATGAGCCCCTTCTGACCACCCCAAGCACATTGCCCTGTGGGTTCCTCCTGCTGACGGGTGCCTGCTGCCCTTCTTGCAGACTCCAAGCAGAATGGTGAGGCCAACGTGGTGCTGTCAGATGAGGAGCAGCCGCTGTCCCCATCCGATGAGGAGAAGCGGCCCATGCGACGCTCGAGCACTCGTGACAAGAACAAGAAATCTTCCACGTGCTTCCTCCTGGCCACGGGTGACTTCTCCTGCACAGCGGATGGAGGCATCCAGAAAGGTACGGtcagggctggtgctgggagcCGTGGGCTGGGGGCAATGCTTCCTGCATCTGTCTGAGGCCGGGGTTCATCTCCATCTGCCTGCCTGGCTCTTCTCTGCTCCCCCATTTCCAGGCCCCCCAAATCCCCTTGTCTCTCTGCCTCTCCATCTGCTTCGTCTCTGTCCATGGCGTCTCTCCGTGCCAGCTCTCCCCTTCTTGTTTTCTCCTCCCATGATTGCCACTGTTTGGGATCTGGGACCCAATGCTTGTCCCATTGCCCTCCTTGGGGACAGCCCTGtgcccctgctccctgcccctcaCCCACCCAGCTCAGGGTGCTGTGCCTCTCCTGAGGAGGGGGTGAGATTGTGGCTGAAGCAGGTAGAAAGGTTTTCGGTGGGGAAAAGAATCTGTGGGCTTTTCCCTgtccctttcctctccccctCTGATGCCTTTCGGTGGCTTTGAGCGTGGGGAACCGTGCTGTGTCAACTGCTGCCTTGCCAAAAGCATGGGGTTGCCAGGAAGGCTGTCTCCTCCGGGTTTGGAAAGTGAGCTTTGTGAAGTGTTGGGGGAAACTGTGGGAGAGACCAGccaggaaaacacagagctctTCTTCCCGTGACAAAGAGACAATCTTCTTCAGTGGGGTCCCTTTGCATCCCCTGCCCATCCGAAGCCACAGGATCCACCTGCACCCTCGATCCCTGGGTTAGTCCTTAGGGCACAGCTCAGTTCTTTAGTTGTGCAGTTTTCCTGCTCAATTGTACGTCCAGGGGGGTGTGGGAGGATGCAGAGCCGCAGCGCTGACCTACTTCTCCCTCCTTGCCACCACTTAGCCCCAGTTAGTCCCAGCACCTCGCCCTAGTGCAGGGGAGCTGGGGCCAGGCAGGGGGAAAGATGATGCTGTGCTTTGCAGGCCCTCCATTTGCTGCTTGGCAAGGAGGAAGGGTCTCAATTTGGGGTCTGTGACCCCCAGCTGTGGTGCTCTGGTCCATCCCATGCTCCCCATGAGGCTGCACACCCAGCTCCGGCGGCCCTGGAGTCACGGGGGCAATGGCAGTTCTTACATTAGCAGGAGCAAATTGGTTGCATTCTCCTGGGAAATCAAGGATTCCCTTTGGCGTTCCTGCACAGCCTCCTCCCTCAAAAAAANNNNNNNNNNNNNNNNNNNNNNNNNNNNNNNNNNNNNNNNNNNNNNNNNNgggggggggggaataaaaCGCTGCGTTCGTCTTTGGGCAGCAGAGCATTATACAAATGTGTGCTTGAAGTTCTTGGTGCTTTTCCTGGAAGCGCTGCTTGCTCTGAAGTCGGTCTCTTTCCCCAGTGCTTGCTAATGAGAAGAAAGGGGGGGGGGTTCTGGTTCTGCCCTGGGCCTGGGGAGGACAAAGGGATGGGGGGAGGGTGGAAGCCTGTGCTGTCCTCATCCTTAGGAGATGCTCAGGTCAGGCAGCTCTTCAGCTGAGGAAGCGCAGCTTGGACCCTTGAAGCCGATGGAAGTACTGTAGATCTAACTGCTGAGGATGCAGCGTGGCTCTTGCTGGCCTCCCAAACCACATTACTTGggttgggatggaagggaccttcaagaccACCTAGTTCCAAGAAAGAAGGCCAGGAAATGAATGCTGCTATCATTTTCCTTGTGTGGCGGCAGCAAGAGTTCCTCAGAGGGGCAGCGTGGTGATCTTTGGGTGGttctgctgcccttcctgcaAATATCGGAGTGCTTCATTGCAATTAAACATGTGTGTCTAGGTGGGTTGATCTCCCTCCTGGAGGCTCTGCTGGGAGGTGGCCTGGTGTTCAGCGATACATGAGACCCTTTAGGAAGGGAAAACCTCAGTCTGTGCATCGTGCTTGTGCTGTTGGGGACAGGCAGGTGGGACTCTGGTTCAGGCTGATGTCCTCCATGGTGACGTGCCCCAATGTGGGCAGGGTCAGAGGtgggcagagggcagagcaTCCTCCCATGCTGGTACCCGAGGGCGCTGGGAGCCGCAGAGCACCTCTTCCCTCGCTCCTGATTTATCTCCTGCTGAGGCTGTTTGTTCTGGTACTGGgatgctggcagctctgcaaatTGAGATGAGCTTGGTTCAGAGCCCGATTCGCTGATGGCCATCTGTCAGATCCTGGGACAGGTACCGATGTCTGTACAAGCTGTGGAAACCGGGAGACGGGGCTGCTTCAGGAATATGCTGCAGATCTTGGCGCCCGCTACGGTTGGAGCGCTGATGCCAACAGTTGGTTTCTTTGGGGGCAGCTCAAAGAGAAAAGCCCCCCCTCCCCTGCCCACCACCCGTCAGACGGAGCCAGAGCGCGGTGTGACACCTGCGTGGTGGCATTTGTCTCGTGTCCCTTTGGCAGCCTCCATTGTGGTCaccttcctccctgctgctgggggctgctgcagaCCCCTTATCTCCCTCCAGCAACGTGTTCTGCTGGGACACAGATACTGGCATGGCTCTGTTTTGGCTCCTGAGCACCAATCCTCTGCCCGTATGCAGGGAT
Proteins encoded in this region:
- the KCNC4 gene encoding potassium voltage-gated channel subfamily C member 4 isoform X2, with amino-acid sequence MISSVCVSSYRGRKSGNKPPSKTCLKEEMGKGEDSDKITINVGGTRHETYKSTLRTLPGTRLAWLADPDAQSNFDFDGKSNEFFFDRHPGIFSYVLNYYRTGKLHCPADICGPLFEEELTYWGIDETDVEPCCWMTYRQHRDAEEALDIFESPEPGGGAGGEEPEEEGGREMALQRLGMEDRPPGAAGAAGGGGCCRNWQPRMWALFEDPYSSKAARVVAFASLFFILVSITTFCLETHEAFNINVNVTETLVVGNTTTILLTHKVETEPILTYIEGVCVLWFTLEFLVRIVCCPDKLLFVKNLLNIIDFVAILPFYLEVGLSGLSSKAARDVLGFLRVVRFVRILRIFKLTRHFVGLRVLGHTLRASTNEFLLLIIFLALGVLIFATMIYYAERIGAKTSDTSGSDPTHFKNIPIGFWWAVVTMTTLGYGDMYPKTWSGMVVGALCALAGVLTIAMPVPVIVNNFGMYYSLAMAKQKLPKKKKKHIPRPAPMDSPTYCKAEENSPRNSTQSDTCPLAVEEGVAERKRSDSKQNGEANVVLSDEEQPLSPSDEEKRPMRRSSTRDKNKKSSTCFLLATGDFSCTADGGIQKDTCQDVLSSSYPQGEVVTFS
- the KCNC4 gene encoding potassium voltage-gated channel subfamily C member 4 isoform X1, yielding MISSVCVSSYRGRKSGNKPPSKTCLKEEMGKGEDSDKITINVGGTRHETYKSTLRTLPGTRLAWLADPDAQSNFDFDGKSNEFFFDRHPGIFSYVLNYYRTGKLHCPADICGPLFEEELTYWGIDETDVEPCCWMTYRQHRDAEEALDIFESPEPGGGAGGEEPEEEGGREMALQRLGMEDRPPGAAGAAGGGGCCRNWQPRMWALFEDPYSSKAARVVAFASLFFILVSITTFCLETHEAFNINVNVTETLVVGNTTTILLTHKVETEPILTYIEGVCVLWFTLEFLVRIVCCPDKLLFVKNLLNIIDFVAILPFYLEVGLSGLSSKAARDVLGFLRVVRFVRILRIFKLTRHFVGLRVLGHTLRASTNEFLLLIIFLALGVLIFATMIYYAERIGAKTSDTSGSDPTHFKNIPIGFWWAVVTMTTLGYGDMYPKTWSGMVVGALCALAGVLTIAMPVPVIVNNFGMYYSLAMAKQKLPKKKKKHIPRPAPMDSPTYCKAEENSPRNSTQSDTCPLAVEEGVAERKRSDSKQNGEANVVLSDEEQPLSPSDEEKRPMRRSSTRDKNKKSSTCFLLATGDFSCTADGGIQKGYGKSRSLSSIDGVAGPAGGLAPLASRYSSPCSPVPSIL